A genome region from Gemmatimonadota bacterium includes the following:
- a CDS encoding DUF1080 domain-containing protein has protein sequence MPMLFALVAAAHLHVALAPIPSAVLQSQAPLIGRWDLVMETPGRHKAAWLEVRHSGRSMLVGAFVNMVGSARPVARIDYKEGDFKFSLPPQWNDAEGENTVVGRLKGDSISGTISYANGQKQAFRGARAPSLVRTAPPAWELPTTLFNGRDLTGWKALGEGTNQWDVANGVLRNKAAGTDLVTERQFTDFKLHLEFRFPTGSNSGVYLRGRYEVQVEDTQGNEAKIDGLGAVYGHLIPNELASLGPDKWQSYDITLIGRRVTIVLNGKTIIADQVIPGITGGALDSDEGKPGPIFLQGDHGPVEYRNIVITAAK, from the coding sequence ATGCCCATGCTCTTCGCCCTCGTCGCCGCGGCGCACCTGCACGTCGCGCTCGCCCCGATTCCTTCCGCCGTGCTGCAGTCGCAGGCACCACTCATTGGGCGCTGGGACCTGGTGATGGAGACCCCGGGGCGACACAAGGCGGCGTGGCTCGAGGTGCGCCACTCGGGGCGCAGCATGCTGGTGGGGGCCTTCGTGAACATGGTCGGAAGCGCGCGCCCCGTCGCGCGCATCGACTACAAGGAGGGCGACTTCAAGTTCTCCCTGCCGCCGCAGTGGAACGACGCCGAAGGCGAGAACACGGTCGTCGGGCGACTCAAGGGCGACTCGATCAGCGGGACGATCAGCTACGCCAACGGCCAGAAGCAGGCGTTCCGCGGCGCACGCGCACCGTCGCTCGTGCGCACGGCACCGCCGGCGTGGGAGCTGCCCACCACGCTCTTCAACGGGCGCGACCTGACCGGGTGGAAGGCGCTCGGCGAAGGGACCAACCAGTGGGACGTCGCAAACGGCGTCCTGCGCAACAAGGCGGCGGGCACCGACCTGGTCACCGAGCGGCAGTTCACCGACTTCAAGCTCCACCTCGAGTTCCGCTTCCCCACGGGGAGCAACAGCGGCGTCTACCTGCGCGGGCGTTACGAGGTGCAGGTCGAAGACACGCAGGGGAACGAGGCGAAGATCGACGGACTCGGCGCCGTGTACGGCCACCTCATCCCTAACGAGCTGGCCTCGCTCGGCCCCGACAAGTGGCAGTCGTACGACATCACGCTCATCGGACGCCGCGTGACGATCGTGCTCAACGGGAAGACGATCATCGCCGACCAGGTGATCCCGGGGATCACCGGCGGGGCGCTCGACAGCGACGAGGGGAAGCCGGGACCGATCTTCCTGCAGGGCGACCACGGGCCGGTGGAGTACCGCAACATCGTCATCACCGCCGCCAAGTGA
- a CDS encoding RidA family protein gives MPRHHVESSRGPAAIGPYSHAVWAGDLLYCSGQTPIDPAVGKLIEGDVEAQTHRAFDNLQAVVEDAGLTMDDVIKCNVYLTDMANFPQMNAAYLTRFARPFPARTTVAVAGLPLGALVEIELVAKRP, from the coding sequence ATGCCCCGTCACCACGTCGAAAGCTCGCGCGGCCCCGCCGCCATCGGCCCCTACTCGCACGCCGTCTGGGCGGGCGACCTGCTCTATTGCTCCGGCCAGACGCCGATCGATCCTGCGGTGGGGAAGCTCATCGAGGGTGACGTGGAGGCGCAGACGCATCGCGCCTTCGACAACCTGCAGGCGGTCGTGGAGGATGCGGGGCTCACGATGGACGACGTGATCAAGTGCAACGTCTATCTCACCGACATGGCCAACTTCCCGCAGATGAACGCGGCCTATCTCACCCGCTTCGCGCGTCCCTTCCCGGCGCGCACCACGGTCGCCGTGGCCGGCCTGCCGCTTGGCGCCCTGGTGGAGATCGAACTCGTCGCGAAGCGCCCGTGA
- a CDS encoding amidohydrolase family protein — translation MRAIPALTLSFAVVLAHVGAPPATAQSARSAQSVRSADLLVRHAHVVDVETGRIARDRAIAIRGDTIIAITTDAGARRLRATRTLDAGGRYVIPALWDMHVHFGGGDSLIAENRLLLPLFLAHGIVAVRDAAGDLSPSVLAWRDSVARGALDGPTIFTSGPKLEGKNSIWPGDLEVGTREEVDAGIAQLQAMRVDFVKLTDNTLAPDLFRYALGELRRRGIRSSAHIPVSVPVREAVDSGLRSIEHLSYAIRAGTERPGVAAGGDVMKTFDEATATATYRLMAERGTAITPTLNISRILAWLDQDDHAKDPYLRYIGPGLRTTYTWRVERAATADAAAVARRHALYDFTSAKLPLLQRAGVLILAGTDAGFLNSFDYPGLGLHHELALMVKAGLSPLEALRAATINGARFLGRDGRHGTVRIGNAADLVILDRNRLDDIAATQAIHAVVLRGGVRDRAALDALLAGVAADVQRLERTPRTSPEPRPSDSARR, via the coding sequence ATGCGCGCCATCCCCGCCCTGACGCTGTCGTTCGCGGTCGTGCTCGCGCACGTCGGCGCCCCGCCCGCCACCGCGCAGTCGGCGCGTTCCGCGCAATCCGTGCGTTCCGCCGACCTGCTCGTCAGGCACGCGCACGTCGTCGACGTCGAGACCGGGCGCATCGCACGCGATCGCGCGATCGCTATCCGCGGCGACACGATCATCGCGATTACCACGGATGCCGGCGCGAGGCGCCTGCGCGCCACGCGCACCCTGGACGCCGGCGGACGCTACGTCATTCCCGCGCTCTGGGACATGCACGTCCACTTTGGCGGTGGCGATAGCCTCATCGCCGAGAACCGGCTCCTCCTTCCGCTCTTCCTCGCGCACGGCATCGTCGCCGTGCGTGATGCGGCGGGCGACCTCTCGCCATCGGTGCTGGCCTGGCGCGACTCGGTGGCACGCGGCGCGCTCGACGGCCCCACGATCTTCACCTCGGGGCCCAAGCTCGAGGGGAAGAACTCGATCTGGCCCGGGGACCTCGAGGTGGGGACACGGGAGGAGGTGGACGCAGGGATCGCGCAGCTGCAGGCCATGCGCGTCGACTTCGTGAAGCTCACCGACAACACGCTCGCCCCCGACCTGTTCCGCTATGCGTTAGGCGAGCTGCGCCGGCGCGGCATCCGCAGCTCGGCCCACATCCCGGTCTCGGTCCCCGTGCGTGAAGCGGTCGACTCGGGGCTGCGTTCCATCGAGCACCTCTCGTACGCCATTCGTGCCGGGACCGAACGCCCGGGAGTGGCCGCCGGCGGCGACGTCATGAAGACGTTCGACGAGGCGACCGCCACCGCGACGTATCGCCTCATGGCCGAGCGCGGGACGGCGATCACCCCGACGCTCAACATCAGCCGTATCCTCGCCTGGCTCGACCAGGACGACCATGCGAAGGACCCGTACCTCCGCTACATCGGCCCCGGGCTGCGCACGACCTACACATGGCGTGTCGAACGGGCGGCGACGGCCGACGCCGCCGCCGTCGCTCGGCGGCACGCGCTGTACGACTTCACGAGTGCCAAGCTCCCGCTGCTGCAGCGTGCCGGGGTCCTCATCCTCGCAGGGACCGACGCCGGCTTTCTCAACTCGTTCGACTACCCCGGCCTGGGGCTGCACCACGAACTGGCGCTGATGGTGAAGGCCGGCCTCTCCCCGCTCGAGGCCTTGCGAGCCGCTACCATCAACGGCGCTCGTTTCCTGGGGCGCGACGGACGCCACGGCACCGTTCGCATCGGGAACGCCGCCGACCTCGTCATCCTCGACCGGAACCGGCTCGACGACATCGCCGCCACCCAGGCCATCCATGCCGTGGTGTTGCGCGGCGGGGTGCGCGACCGTGCGGCGCTCGATGCGCTACTCGCAGGGGTGGCCGCCGACGTGCAGCGACTCGAGCGCACGCCACGCACGAGCCCCGAACCGCGCCCCAGCGACTCGGCGCGCCGCTAG
- a CDS encoding HTTM domain-containing protein, with the protein MTPPDAGTTLRLVEMVAAAAVIQGTLELLVTRRALADDGTWRWATLAPELRWLAPLLAYRPFLALLVARLALAALLLAGVRPGVAPALWITSLLVNIRFRGSSNGGSDMMQMVVLTALVVAHAAGPLGDWLGIPSGVLVSAALLYVAAQAMMSYFIAGVVKIINAPWRSGAALASFVATPHFGTPAALRRLLSGRTALLAASWSVMLFECLFPVAFLDPRLALVMVSIAGLFHLGNVAAFGLNRFLLAWAATWPAVVYASSLMP; encoded by the coding sequence ATGACACCCCCCGACGCGGGGACCACACTGCGCCTGGTCGAAATGGTCGCCGCCGCCGCGGTGATCCAGGGGACGCTGGAACTGCTCGTGACCCGCCGCGCCCTGGCCGATGACGGGACCTGGCGGTGGGCGACGCTCGCGCCGGAACTCCGATGGCTCGCCCCGCTCCTCGCCTATCGCCCCTTCCTCGCCCTCCTCGTCGCTCGGCTCGCCCTCGCCGCGTTGCTGCTGGCGGGGGTGCGGCCGGGGGTGGCGCCGGCGCTCTGGATCACGTCGCTCCTCGTGAACATCCGCTTTCGCGGCAGCAGCAACGGCGGCAGCGACATGATGCAGATGGTCGTCCTCACCGCGCTGGTCGTCGCGCACGCGGCCGGGCCGCTCGGCGACTGGCTCGGCATCCCCTCGGGCGTGCTGGTGAGCGCGGCCCTGCTCTACGTGGCGGCGCAGGCGATGATGTCGTACTTCATCGCCGGCGTGGTCAAGATCATCAACGCGCCGTGGCGGTCGGGCGCGGCGCTGGCCTCGTTCGTTGCGACCCCGCACTTCGGGACACCGGCGGCGCTGCGACGGCTGCTGTCGGGGCGCACGGCGCTGCTCGCGGCGTCGTGGAGCGTGATGCTCTTCGAATGCCTCTTCCCGGTCGCCTTTCTCGACCCCAGACTCGCCCTCGTGATGGTCTCCATCGCCGGCCTGTTCCACCTCGGCAATGTCGCGGCCTTCGGCCTCAATCGGTTCCTCCTGGCGTGGGCCGCCACCTGGCCCGCCGTGGTGTACGCTTCGTCCCTGATGCCTTGA
- a CDS encoding putative glycoside hydrolase, producing the protein MTHANRRTGTSICTWTSTRTSTRTGASAVLAAVALLLTVAACGGEGRKDAGAQAAPNAARARPPVDRAADSVAAWRAKFGHRVPRPDSVRALYVNAWAAGSRSRMEALIAIADSTEVNAFVIDVKESDTFLAYDSTSIPLAKEIGADQRPATTWLPALVDTLQAHGIYSIARIVVFKDRQLAERKPELAIRHVNGSVWRDNKGGAWVNPYDRRVWDYNVAIAREALDMGFSELQWDYVRFPDVTARMRTVMHYPGSNGVSRAENIRNFIRYSKEKLRDFQVPVTADVFGLVTHLEGDVDIGQHWETVISTADVVLPMVYPSHYSAGLYGFPRPIAKPYEIVRLATADAMERTRFVRDSAKVAVGEVMPWLEAMSIRGASYGPAELRQQIQGVYDAGAKSWALWNPGSRYAEFVGALRTARGTPSPIERSGWTAPQWTLPRERLSKVIAARERRARADSVAAATVPGAATPAPPPGAAKTP; encoded by the coding sequence GTGACGCACGCGAACCGGCGCACGGGCACGAGCATTTGCACGTGGACGAGCACTCGCACGAGCACGCGGACCGGCGCGTCAGCCGTCCTCGCGGCGGTCGCGCTCCTGCTCACCGTCGCCGCCTGCGGAGGCGAGGGACGCAAGGACGCAGGCGCGCAGGCAGCGCCTAACGCGGCGCGCGCCCGCCCGCCTGTCGACCGCGCGGCTGACAGCGTGGCGGCATGGCGGGCGAAGTTCGGCCATCGCGTCCCGCGCCCCGACTCGGTGCGTGCGCTCTACGTGAATGCGTGGGCCGCCGGTTCGCGCAGCCGCATGGAGGCGCTCATCGCCATCGCCGATTCCACCGAGGTCAACGCCTTCGTCATCGACGTGAAGGAGTCGGACACCTTTCTCGCCTACGACAGCACTTCGATCCCGCTGGCGAAGGAGATCGGCGCCGACCAGCGCCCCGCCACCACGTGGCTCCCCGCGCTCGTCGACACGCTGCAGGCGCACGGGATCTACTCCATCGCCCGCATCGTCGTGTTCAAGGACCGCCAACTCGCCGAGCGGAAGCCGGAACTGGCGATCCGTCACGTGAACGGGAGCGTCTGGCGCGACAACAAGGGCGGGGCGTGGGTCAATCCGTACGATCGTCGCGTGTGGGACTACAACGTGGCCATCGCCCGCGAGGCGCTCGACATGGGCTTCTCGGAGCTGCAATGGGACTACGTGCGCTTTCCCGATGTCACGGCGCGCATGCGCACGGTGATGCACTATCCGGGAAGCAACGGCGTCTCTCGCGCCGAGAACATCCGCAACTTCATTCGCTACTCCAAGGAGAAGCTGCGCGACTTCCAGGTACCTGTCACCGCCGACGTCTTCGGGCTCGTCACGCACCTCGAGGGAGATGTCGACATCGGGCAGCACTGGGAGACGGTCATCTCCACCGCCGACGTCGTCCTCCCGATGGTCTATCCGTCGCACTACTCGGCGGGGCTCTACGGCTTTCCGCGTCCCATCGCCAAGCCGTACGAGATCGTGCGCCTGGCGACGGCCGACGCGATGGAGCGCACGCGCTTCGTGCGCGACTCCGCCAAGGTCGCCGTGGGCGAGGTGATGCCGTGGCTGGAGGCGATGAGCATTCGCGGGGCGAGCTACGGCCCGGCCGAGCTGCGCCAGCAGATCCAGGGCGTCTACGATGCCGGGGCCAAGAGCTGGGCGCTGTGGAACCCGGGGTCGCGCTATGCCGAGTTTGTCGGAGCGCTGCGCACTGCGCGCGGCACTCCGTCGCCCATCGAGCGTAGCGGCTGGACCGCCCCGCAGTGGACGTTGCCGCGCGAGCGGTTGAGCAAGGTCATCGCGGCGCGCGAACGTCGCGCGCGTGCCGACTCCGTGGCCGCGGCAACTGTCCCGGGCGCCGCCACGCCGGCGCCGCCGCCCGGTGCCGCCAAGACGCCGTAA